ACTTCGGGCCTTGGGGGATGGGATCATGAACGGCGATCGGATGCGTGAATTGCGCCAGGCCCTGCGCTTGAGCCAGGGTGGCTTGGCGGACCTGCTGAACGCCCGCCTGTCGCGGTCTTATGACAAACCCAAGATCAGCCGCTGGGAAAACGGCAAGGAGCCCATCCCCGATGACGTGGCGGCGGAGTTCCAGCAGTTCGCGTCCGGCAAGCCGCGCAACGCCCGGGTGTTCGTGCTGGCCAACCAGAAGGGCGGCGTGGGCAAGACCACCAGCGCCCTGAACCTGGCCTATGCCCTGGGCCAGTCCGGCCGGCGGGTGCTGCTGGTCGATATGGATCCGCAGGCCACGGCCACGGTGGCCCTGCTGGCCGACGCGGCGGTGGAGGTCTACCGCCAGGGCCGCACCATGGCCCATGTCATCCTACAGAACCGCCCGCTGGCCGATGCCATCCTGAAGCCGGGCGTGGTGGAGACGGCGGTACCCCTGCCCTTCGATCTGGCGGCCAGTCATATCGAACTGTCGGAAACCGACGGCCGGCGTGAGCCGGGTTTCGATGCCGCCCTGCGTGAGGCGGTGGACACGGTGCGCGCCGGTTATGATTTCATCGTCATCGACGCGCCGCCCAACCTGGGCATGCTGACCTGGATGGCCCTGGCGGCGGCGCAGGAGGTGCTGATCCCCGTGCGCACCGAACCCTACGACACCATGGGCGTCGGCCTGATCCTGAACACCATCCACAAGGTGCAGCGCCGCCTGAACCCGGGCCTGCGCCTGGCCGGCATCCTGCCGACCCAGTTCGGACGCCGCAAGTCGGTGGACCGCGAGGTGCTGGCCCACCTGGTGACGGCCTTGGGTGAAAAGGTGCCGGTGCTGGAGGCGGTACCCGACAGCGCCGTGTTCGGCCACGCCGCCCGCAACGGCCGCATCGCGCTGGAGGCATCGCCGACCTCCACCGCCGCCGCGGTTTATCGTAAGCTGGCGGACTGCATCATCAACGACCGGCCGTTGGCCCGGGCCGTGATCGAATTGACCCCCATCGAGAATGAGGCCTGACCGCCATGACCGCGAAGAAGCGCCCCTCGCCCATCTTGGGTGCGGCCTCCGCCCTGATCGATGAGGCGTCGGAAAGCCTACTGACGCGCAACAGCCGCTTTCATCACACCATAGAACTGCGCATCGACCACATCACCGCCGACCCGGACCAGCCACGCAAGACCTTCTCGGAAGAGGAATTGGCCGGCCTGGCCGCCAGCATGTCGGAACAGGGCCAGCTTCAGCCCATCCTGGTGCGGCGTGATCCCATTGATCGCGGCCAATGGATGGTGGTGGCGGGTGAGCGCCGCTGGCGCGCCGCCCAGCGCCTGGGCTGGGGCTTCATCCTGGCCATCGAGCACAGCGGCGACCCGGAAATCCTGGCGCTGATCGAAAACCTGCAGCGCGTCGACCTGACGCCGGTGGAAGAGGCGCGCGGCCTGAAGCGCCTGATCGAGGGCAAGGGCTGGACCCAGAACCAGGCGGCCGAGGCCCTGGGCAAGACCAAGGGCGAGATCAGCGCCACCCTGCGCATCCTGTCGCTGCCCAACGACCTGCTGGAAGGGGTTCTGACGTCAGAACTGGGCCTGGCGCGCAACGCGCTGGTGGAACTGTCGCGGGTGGATGAACCGGCGGTGCGCGACCGCCTGATCCAGTCGGCGCGGTCCGGCACGCTCAGCGTCCGCTCCATCCGTGCTGCCAAGGCGCAGGAGGCCGCACCGGCGGTGGAAGAGGGGCGGCCGTCCAGCGGCATCAGCCAGCCGGGGGTCAACCTGGCCTCGGTGGAACGGCTGTTGAGCAATCTGCGGGGTGTGCGTCCGGCGGCCTTGCGTGATGCCGACCGCGACCGCCTGCGGGCCCTGCGGTCGGCGATCGACGATCTGCTGTCGCGCTAACATTTGCGCCAGCGCAAAGACGAAGCGATTTCACCGTCGTAGGGAAGGGGGGACGCGGGCGATCGGGTCCGCGCCGCCCTTCATGACGGAGAATTCAAGATGCGTTCGCTTCCCTTGGCGCTGGTGGCCCTGTTGACCCTGGCCGGGCCCGCCTTCGGTGCCGAGCATGTGGTCAAGATGTTGAACAAGGGCGCCGACGGCATGTTCGTGTTTGAGCCGGCGTTGTCGAAGATCGCCCCGGGCGACAAGGTGACTTTCCAGTCGGTCGATGCCGGCCATAACGTGGAAAGCATCCCCGGCATGCTGCCCGATGGCGCCCAGCCCTTCACCAGCAAGCCGAGCGAGACCGTTACCATCACCTTCGACAAGCCGGGCGTCTACGGCATCCGCTGCAAGCCGCATTACGGCATGGGCATGGTCGGCCTGATCGTGGTGGGCACGCCCACCAACCTGGACGCCGCCAAGGCGGTGCCGCAGACCGGCAAGGCCAAGGCCGCCTTCGAAAAGCTGCTGGCCGCCGCCAAGTAAGCACGGCGTAAGCTTCTGAAATGGTGACATGAAAAGGCGGGGAGGGGGCTTCCCCGCCTTTTCCTTTTGCGCATCGGTCCCTTCCGTTGACCCTTCCACCCTATTAGTCATATGATAATATTATGGCAGGGTGATCCCCCACGATATCGGCACATGCCGGACGGCGGGACCAAAAGGAAGACGGGAAAAGCATGCGTGACCAGGGCGGGCGCGATCGGCGCGAAATGACGGGTGTGGCCGGAACGGGGCAGGCGGCCGTGGACCGGCGCCGTTTCCTGGCCGCCACGGCCGGCGCCTCGCTTACCGGAATGGCCGGGACGGGCCTGGCCGGTGCCGCACTGGCGGCCCCGGCGGCGGGCGGTCCGGTCAACCTGGCCGTCATCGCCCGCATCGACTGGTCCGACCGTTCCAGCGGTGCCAAGCCCGAGGCCATCAACAGCGGCGCCCAACCCGCCAACTCGGCCGATGAGGCGCAGGGCGCCTTCGGGACGGAGCCGGGCGGCGGCCCCGCCTGGATCGAATATGGCTGGGACGTGCCCGTCCGCACCGACGCGGTGGAGGTTTACTGGTGGCTGGGCGGCTACAAGGGCGCCTTGCCCAAGGCCTGGCGTCTATCGGCGTGGGACGGCCGGCGTTTCGTGCCGGTGCGCGATGTGCAGGGTCTGGGCCTGGCGCCCGACGCCTTCAACCGCGCGACGTTCAAGCCGGTCACCACCACCCGCCTGCGCCTGGACATCGACCCGGCGGACCAGGCCTCGGTGGGCGTGCTGCAATGGCGGGTGTGGAGCCATGGTGCCGCCCCCGTCACCCCACCCCTGGTGACGGCCGGCCTGGACCGCGCCGTCGTGCTGGGCGGTCGCACCTACCTGGACGGCCGCGTGCGCACGCTGGAGACCGCACCGGCGGCGGCGGCCCTGTGGCATAAGGTCAGTGGTCCGGGTGCTGTGGATTTCGCCGACGCCACGCGGGTCGATACCACCGCCCGCTTCGCCGTGCCCGGCGACTATGTGCTGCAACTGGCGGCCAAGTCGGACGGCAAGACCGCCCTGTCGACGCTGAAGGTGCGGGCGGAGACGCCGCCGCCGGACCAGCGTCTGGACGTGGTCTACACCACCCCCTACGCCATCGACAGCCCCCTGTGGTCGGCCCGGGCCAAGGCCCTGATCGTCGACTGGATTCCCCATTGCGTGGACTATTGCGAGCGCACGGACCTGACGGTGGGGCAGGGTGGCCTGGAC
The sequence above is drawn from the Azospirillaceae bacterium genome and encodes:
- a CDS encoding ParB/RepB/Spo0J family partition protein is translated as MTAKKRPSPILGAASALIDEASESLLTRNSRFHHTIELRIDHITADPDQPRKTFSEEELAGLAASMSEQGQLQPILVRRDPIDRGQWMVVAGERRWRAAQRLGWGFILAIEHSGDPEILALIENLQRVDLTPVEEARGLKRLIEGKGWTQNQAAEALGKTKGEISATLRILSLPNDLLEGVLTSELGLARNALVELSRVDEPAVRDRLIQSARSGTLSVRSIRAAKAQEAAPAVEEGRPSSGISQPGVNLASVERLLSNLRGVRPAALRDADRDRLRALRSAIDDLLSR
- a CDS encoding AAA family ATPase, translating into MNGDRMRELRQALRLSQGGLADLLNARLSRSYDKPKISRWENGKEPIPDDVAAEFQQFASGKPRNARVFVLANQKGGVGKTTSALNLAYALGQSGRRVLLVDMDPQATATVALLADAAVEVYRQGRTMAHVILQNRPLADAILKPGVVETAVPLPFDLAASHIELSETDGRREPGFDAALREAVDTVRAGYDFIVIDAPPNLGMLTWMALAAAQEVLIPVRTEPYDTMGVGLILNTIHKVQRRLNPGLRLAGILPTQFGRRKSVDREVLAHLVTALGEKVPVLEAVPDSAVFGHAARNGRIALEASPTSTAAAVYRKLADCIINDRPLARAVIELTPIENEA
- a CDS encoding pseudoazurin; this translates as MRSLPLALVALLTLAGPAFGAEHVVKMLNKGADGMFVFEPALSKIAPGDKVTFQSVDAGHNVESIPGMLPDGAQPFTSKPSETVTITFDKPGVYGIRCKPHYGMGMVGLIVVGTPTNLDAAKAVPQTGKAKAAFEKLLAAAK